One window of Biomphalaria glabrata chromosome 6, xgBioGlab47.1, whole genome shotgun sequence genomic DNA carries:
- the LOC106071850 gene encoding akirin-2-like — protein sequence MACGATLKRSLEFDPLHSPSQSTPIKRRRCMPLTMAQTPPPTKLHQLTPSPFADLSPKLSKEEIAERIGSELKRMQRRKQLFMPRSISPPLSTCSSLGRQSPTLTLDMLTSINSSNDFPSASTQSNSGTSSPKQKDVPLFTFKQVAMICERMIKEHEDKLKESYDKVLSSKLSEQYEAFLKFNHDQLQKRFGNAPMSYVS from the exons ATGGCTTGCGGAGCAACTTTAAAACGGTCGTTGGAATTCGATCCATTACACAGTCCTAGTCAATCAACACCAATAAAACGTAGACGATGTATGCCTTTGACTATGGCTCAGACTCCTCCACCAACAAAGTTACACCAACTCACACCGTCACCATTTGCAGATTTATCTCCAAAATTATCTAAAG aagaaaTTGCTGAAAGAATTGGATCAGAACTTAAAAGAATGCAAAGGCGAAAACAGTTGTTCATGCCTCGTTCTATAAGTCCACCACTCTCAACTTGTTCATCTCTTGGTCGTCAGAGTCCCACTCTAACATTAGATATGTTGACATCCATTAACTCTTCAAATGACTTTCCTTCAGCATCTACACAGTCTAACTCAGGGACCTCATCACCAAAACAGAAAGATGTACCTTTGTTCACATTTAAACAGGTGGCTATGATTTGTGAACGTATGATTAAGGAGCATGAAGACAAATTAAAGGAAAGCTATGACAAAGTTCTAAGCAGTAAATTATCAG aacaaTATGAGGCATTTTTAAAGTTCAACCATGATCAACTTCAGAAGCGTTTTGGCAATGCACCAATGAGCT ATGTTTCATAA